In Candidatus Mycalebacterium zealandia, one DNA window encodes the following:
- a CDS encoding adenosylhomocysteinase codes for MENDIKDIKLATEGKLRAEWAAQQMPVLGAIETEFLRTKPLKGIRVAACLHVTTETGNLMTTLKAGGAQVSLCASNPLSTQDDVAAYLVKRGIPTFAVKGESTATFHKHLKAVLAMKPHVTMDDGADITAEIHKSKSDNYNNIIGGTEETTTGVIRLKSLAAQNKLKYPIFAVNDAKTKHFFDNRYGTGQSTLDGIIRATNRLISGTSFVVAGYGWCGKGLAMRARGMGANVIVTEIDPIKGLEAKMDGFNVMPMSEASPLGDFFCTVTGNLNVIRKEHFVKMKTGAIVCNSGHFDAEIDLKKLASITKSTRVIREYIEEHTLKNGRKVNILGQGRLVNLAAAEGHPSSVMDMSFANQALSCEYLVKKGRNLKPDVYGVPEKLDARIASIKLKALGINIDKLTSEQRKYLNSWEVGT; via the coding sequence ATGGAAAACGATATCAAAGACATCAAGCTTGCGACCGAGGGAAAACTCAGAGCGGAATGGGCTGCTCAGCAGATGCCCGTTCTCGGAGCGATAGAGACGGAGTTTTTGCGCACAAAGCCGCTTAAAGGCATACGGGTTGCGGCTTGTCTTCATGTTACAACGGAAACCGGAAATCTTATGACGACCCTAAAAGCGGGCGGGGCGCAAGTGAGTCTCTGCGCGTCAAACCCTTTGAGCACTCAGGACGATGTTGCGGCATATCTGGTGAAAAGAGGCATACCGACTTTTGCCGTAAAAGGCGAAAGCACCGCGACTTTTCACAAGCACCTCAAAGCTGTTCTGGCTATGAAGCCGCATGTTACGATGGATGACGGCGCGGACATTACGGCGGAGATACACAAAAGCAAAAGCGACAATTACAACAACATAATCGGCGGAACGGAAGAGACGACCACGGGAGTCATAAGGCTTAAGAGCCTTGCCGCGCAGAACAAACTGAAATATCCGATTTTCGCCGTGAATGACGCGAAAACCAAACACTTTTTTGACAACCGCTACGGAACGGGACAAAGCACTCTGGACGGAATAATCCGCGCGACGAACCGGCTTATATCGGGAACCAGTTTTGTGGTCGCTGGCTACGGCTGGTGCGGGAAAGGGCTTGCAATGAGAGCGAGGGGAATGGGCGCGAACGTAATCGTTACCGAGATTGACCCCATAAAGGGGCTTGAAGCCAAAATGGACGGATTCAACGTTATGCCGATGAGTGAAGCCTCGCCGCTGGGAGATTTTTTCTGTACTGTTACGGGAAACCTCAACGTCATTAGAAAAGAGCATTTCGTGAAGATGAAAACCGGCGCGATTGTCTGCAACTCCGGACATTTTGACGCGGAGATAGACCTTAAAAAACTCGCTTCAATCACAAAATCTACACGCGTGATAAGGGAGTATATTGAAGAACACACCCTGAAAAACGGGCGGAAAGTCAATATTCTCGGTCAGGGGCGGCTCGTCAATCTGGCGGCGGCGGAGGGGCATCCCTCAAGCGTGATGGACATGAGTTTCGCCAATCAGGCTCTTTCCTGTGAGTATCTTGTGAAAAAGGGCCGCAATCTCAAGCCCGATGTTTACGGTGTTCCCGAAAAACTGGATGCGCGAATTGCATCCATAAAACTGAAAGCGCTGGGAATAAATATAGACAAACTGACCTCGGAACAGAGAAAATACCTTAACTCATGGGAAGTGGGAACCTAA
- a CDS encoding methionine adenosyltransferase: MSSRESFIFTSESVTEGHPDKMADQISDAILDSMLEGDSLSRVACETLITTGLAVVSGEITTSSSVNIPAIVRKTVENIGYTDSSMGFDAATCSVVVATDVQSEDIAAGVNSSADKEQGAGDQGLMFGYANDDTPQLLPFPIMCAHNLSKRLSDARKEGVLPFLRPDGKSQVTVRYENKKPVEIDTVVVSSQHSADTDNKTIYEGIVEEVVKRVIDDSLFTKNTKVLVNPTGRFVIGGPMGDVGLTGRKIIIDTYGGWARHGGGAFSGKDPSKVDRSAAYMARYIAKNVVASGIAKECEVQLAYAIGVAEPVSVMVDTFGTSVEPESKIVSAIRENFDLRPAGIIETLKLLRPIYLPTAAYGHFGREDSGDVFTWEKTDKAEGLKKALGK, encoded by the coding sequence ATGTCCAGCAGAGAAAGTTTTATTTTTACATCGGAGTCTGTAACTGAAGGGCATCCGGATAAAATGGCAGACCAGATTTCGGACGCCATTCTGGATTCAATGCTTGAAGGAGATTCTTTAAGCCGTGTTGCCTGCGAAACGCTTATTACAACGGGGCTTGCTGTTGTGTCGGGCGAGATAACGACTTCCAGTTCGGTCAACATTCCCGCGATTGTAAGAAAGACCGTAGAGAACATAGGCTACACGGACAGCTCAATGGGATTTGACGCCGCCACCTGCTCGGTTGTTGTGGCGACCGATGTGCAGTCCGAGGACATAGCCGCAGGCGTTAATTCAAGCGCCGACAAAGAGCAGGGAGCCGGGGATCAGGGGCTTATGTTCGGCTACGCCAACGACGACACGCCGCAACTCCTGCCCTTTCCTATAATGTGCGCTCATAATCTTTCAAAGAGGCTTTCCGACGCGCGAAAAGAAGGCGTTCTGCCTTTTCTGCGCCCCGACGGTAAATCGCAGGTTACGGTCAGATATGAAAATAAAAAACCCGTTGAGATTGACACTGTTGTGGTTTCTTCACAGCACTCCGCCGACACGGACAACAAGACCATTTATGAGGGCATCGTGGAAGAGGTGGTTAAGCGGGTGATAGATGACTCTCTTTTTACGAAAAACACAAAAGTGCTTGTGAACCCGACCGGCAGATTCGTCATCGGCGGTCCGATGGGAGACGTTGGGCTTACGGGCAGAAAAATCATCATAGATACCTACGGCGGATGGGCGCGGCACGGAGGCGGCGCTTTTTCCGGCAAAGACCCTTCAAAGGTTGACCGCAGCGCCGCTTACATGGCGCGTTACATCGCGAAAAACGTTGTGGCGAGCGGAATCGCGAAGGAATGTGAGGTTCAACTTGCTTACGCGATAGGGGTTGCCGAGCCGGTGTCGGTGATGGTTGATACTTTCGGAACATCCGTTGAGCCGGAAAGCAAAATAGTTTCCGCCATCAGGGAGAACTTTGATTTAAGACCGGCCGGAATTATAGAAACTCTGAAACTTCTCAGACCAATATATCTGCCGACCGCCGCTTACGGGCATTTCGGGCGCGAAGATTCCGGAGATGTTTTTACATGGGAAAAAACCGACAAGGCTGAAGGGTTAAAAAAAGCGCTCGGAAAATAG
- a CDS encoding glutathione S-transferase → MIHLYTSPTPNGRKISIMLEETGMEYTVHTLSLHKNEHKTPEFLAINPNGRIPAIVDEDAGGFEVFESGAILFYLAEKSGKFLPADPEAKSLVMQWVMFQIAGVGPMQGQVNVFRNYASEKIPYAINRYTKETNRLYTVVDSRLSRAAYLAGDEYTIADMSLWPWVKVADVAGIDISGFPCLRDWFERVAGRPAVRKGSDIPPSLNESEKDRNERISKILV, encoded by the coding sequence ATGATACATCTCTACACATCGCCCACTCCAAACGGAAGAAAAATCTCAATCATGCTTGAAGAGACGGGCATGGAATATACCGTTCACACCTTGAGTCTTCATAAGAATGAACATAAAACGCCGGAATTTCTCGCCATAAATCCCAACGGGCGGATACCTGCGATTGTTGATGAGGACGCGGGCGGCTTTGAGGTTTTTGAGTCAGGTGCCATTCTTTTCTATCTCGCCGAAAAAAGCGGAAAATTCCTGCCCGCAGACCCGGAGGCCAAATCCCTGGTGATGCAGTGGGTTATGTTTCAAATTGCGGGCGTGGGTCCCATGCAGGGACAGGTGAATGTTTTTCGCAACTACGCGTCGGAAAAAATTCCCTACGCTATTAACAGATACACAAAGGAAACAAACCGCCTTTACACGGTGGTGGATTCGCGGCTTTCCCGCGCCGCCTACCTTGCGGGCGATGAGTACACAATTGCGGATATGTCTTTGTGGCCCTGGGTGAAGGTCGCGGATGTTGCCGGTATTGACATTTCGGGCTTTCCGTGCCTGCGCGACTGGTTTGAGCGTGTTGCCGGGCGTCCGGCGGTTCGGAAGGGAAGCGATATTCCACCGTCTTTGAACGAGAGTGAGAAGGATAGGAACGAAAGGATTTCAAAGATTCTTGTTTGA
- the hemB gene encoding porphobilinogen synthase, whose product MGKNRQIAAKDTVSLDIIARPRRNRKSKTIRSAVRESSLSASNLICPVFIREGKDDENIDSMPGRKRLGENGILKEFESCLKNGVAAFMLFPSIESNLKSATAKEAENPRGLVPQTVRKLKKHFPESVVITDVALDPYSTDGHDGVVSASGEILNDTTVEILCRQALAHADAGADIVAPSDMMDGRVGAIREMLDESGHANTSILSYTAKYASCFYGPFRGALDSAPKSGDKETYQMDPANVREALRELALDEAEGADIVMVKPASHYLDVVSAFRESTDLPVAAYQVSGEYLMIKSAAEKGWINERDAIMESLLSIKRAGADMVATYFAPEAARFLKD is encoded by the coding sequence ATGGGCAAGAATCGGCAAATAGCGGCGAAAGACACTGTTTCGCTTGACATTATCGCGCGTCCGCGCAGAAACAGAAAGAGCAAAACCATACGCTCGGCTGTGAGAGAGTCCTCTCTTTCCGCAAGCAATCTGATCTGTCCGGTTTTCATACGGGAAGGCAAAGACGATGAAAACATAGACTCTATGCCGGGAAGAAAACGACTTGGGGAAAATGGCATTCTCAAGGAGTTTGAAAGCTGCCTCAAAAACGGAGTCGCGGCTTTTATGCTGTTTCCCTCAATTGAAAGCAACTTAAAATCCGCAACCGCGAAAGAGGCGGAAAACCCGCGCGGGCTTGTTCCGCAAACCGTGCGAAAACTAAAAAAACATTTTCCCGAATCGGTTGTGATAACCGACGTCGCGCTTGACCCGTATTCAACTGACGGGCATGACGGGGTTGTGTCCGCTTCGGGGGAAATTCTGAACGACACAACGGTTGAGATTCTCTGCCGTCAGGCACTTGCTCATGCCGATGCCGGAGCGGATATTGTAGCGCCAAGCGATATGATGGATGGTCGGGTCGGAGCCATAAGGGAAATGCTTGACGAAAGCGGGCACGCGAACACATCCATACTTTCATACACGGCGAAATACGCCTCATGTTTTTACGGTCCGTTTCGCGGCGCGCTTGATTCCGCGCCAAAATCGGGCGACAAAGAAACCTATCAGATGGACCCCGCCAACGTGCGGGAGGCGCTTCGGGAACTTGCTCTTGATGAAGCCGAGGGCGCAGACATTGTGATGGTAAAACCCGCGAGCCACTACCTTGACGTTGTGAGCGCGTTCAGGGAATCAACAGATCTTCCGGTTGCCGCGTATCAGGTGAGCGGTGAGTACCTTATGATAAAATCCGCCGCTGAAAAAGGCTGGATTAACGAGCGTGACGCGATTATGGAAAGCCTGCTTTCAATCAAACGCGCGGGAGCCGACATGGTAGCCACATACTTCGCTCCCGAAGCCGCGCGCTTCCTTAAGGATTAA
- a CDS encoding zinc-binding dehydrogenase has translation MKAGIYHELGEADVIKYEDVEIPSPGGDEVLIKVKSCAMNSLDTRLRSGKSPRPVELPHVGGIDISGVIEDTGSGASVSAGDRVVVNPAVKTEKGLSVIGANRHGGFAEYVKVPAANVCKIPDGLSHDDAAALPICYVTALYGLVDRGGLKKGETVVVHAAGSGTGTATIQTAKNLGAKVIATAGSDEKLEKARSIGADEVVNYKKEDFSEVIKGGVDMIFDSVGASYWEKNMKILKPGGRLLLIGVVGGAVVEQVAIGPVIMRDISIIGVTVFNSPQKILEQTVKMAADGTFKPIIDKTVPLADLAEAHKALENASQFGKVVVNP, from the coding sequence ATGAAAGCGGGAATTTATCACGAACTAGGGGAAGCGGATGTAATTAAATACGAGGATGTTGAAATTCCTTCGCCCGGCGGCGATGAGGTTTTGATAAAGGTTAAATCGTGCGCGATGAACTCTCTGGACACGCGCCTGAGATCGGGCAAATCACCGCGTCCGGTTGAACTTCCGCATGTCGGCGGAATAGACATTTCGGGAGTTATTGAGGATACCGGAAGCGGCGCTTCGGTGAGCGCGGGAGACAGGGTTGTAGTCAATCCGGCGGTCAAAACGGAAAAGGGTTTGAGCGTTATAGGAGCGAACCGGCACGGGGGGTTCGCCGAGTATGTGAAAGTTCCTGCGGCAAATGTGTGCAAAATCCCCGACGGGCTTTCCCACGATGATGCGGCGGCTCTGCCCATCTGCTACGTTACGGCGCTTTACGGGCTTGTTGACAGAGGCGGACTCAAAAAAGGTGAAACGGTTGTTGTTCACGCGGCGGGCAGCGGAACCGGAACGGCGACAATCCAGACAGCCAAAAATTTGGGCGCGAAAGTTATTGCGACCGCCGGAAGCGATGAAAAACTTGAAAAAGCGCGCTCCATCGGCGCGGACGAAGTTGTAAATTACAAAAAAGAAGATTTTTCCGAGGTCATCAAGGGCGGCGTGGACATGATTTTTGATTCCGTCGGCGCGTCATACTGGGAAAAGAATATGAAAATTCTCAAACCCGGAGGAAGGCTTCTTCTTATCGGCGTTGTCGGAGGCGCCGTTGTGGAACAGGTCGCCATCGGGCCCGTTATCATGAGGGATATTTCCATTATCGGCGTAACGGTTTTTAACTCTCCGCAGAAGATTCTGGAACAAACCGTCAAAATGGCGGCGGACGGAACTTTCAAGCCCATAATAGACAAAACAGTTCCTCTTGCCGACCTTGCCGAAGCGCACAAGGCGCTTGAAAACGCAAGCCAGTTCGGAAAAGTTGTGGTTAATCCTTAA
- a CDS encoding histone deacetylase yields MGKTAIFIDADVCKEHENGPMHPESPDRITALESLLSAASVSSFVERMAIRDATPEQLMSVHNEDYVRAIQQTDGKPLSQLDQDTGAGGGSWRAAVRSAGAAICACDEALKGGNAFAFCRPPGHHAERDRAMGFCLFNNVAVAAEFALSERSAERVMIVDWDVHHGNGTQNSFYGRGDVFYFSVHQHPAFPGTGSAEETGSGDGKGTTLNIPLAAEQTDEVYINIFQNQLAEAARSYKPDIILVSAGFDAHKADPLAGMSLSSECFGALAAEIQTLAGEIYGGAPAFFLEGGYDLWGLQTSVAEVLWALGGEKKG; encoded by the coding sequence ATGGGAAAAACCGCCATTTTTATAGATGCCGATGTTTGCAAGGAGCACGAAAACGGCCCCATGCATCCAGAAAGTCCCGACAGAATAACGGCTTTGGAATCTCTTTTGAGCGCCGCGAGCGTATCCTCTTTTGTTGAGCGCATGGCGATAAGAGACGCAACTCCGGAACAATTGATGAGTGTTCACAACGAAGACTATGTGAGAGCCATTCAGCAGACCGATGGCAAACCTTTATCTCAACTTGATCAGGACACGGGAGCGGGAGGAGGTTCATGGCGTGCCGCTGTTCGTTCGGCGGGAGCCGCTATTTGCGCCTGCGACGAGGCTCTTAAGGGCGGAAACGCTTTTGCGTTCTGCCGTCCGCCCGGTCACCATGCCGAGCGGGACCGGGCGATGGGGTTTTGTCTTTTCAATAATGTTGCGGTTGCGGCGGAGTTCGCCTTGAGTGAGCGCTCCGCGGAGCGCGTTATGATAGTTGACTGGGATGTTCATCACGGCAACGGAACGCAGAACAGTTTTTACGGAAGGGGTGATGTTTTCTATTTTTCAGTTCATCAGCATCCGGCTTTCCCCGGCACCGGAAGTGCGGAGGAAACCGGAAGCGGAGATGGAAAGGGAACCACTTTGAACATCCCGCTTGCCGCCGAACAGACCGATGAGGTTTATATCAACATATTTCAAAACCAACTTGCCGAAGCCGCGCGTTCATACAAGCCCGACATCATTCTTGTGTCGGCGGGTTTTGACGCGCACAAAGCCGACCCGCTTGCGGGAATGAGCCTTTCAAGCGAATGTTTCGGCGCTCTCGCGGCGGAAATTCAGACGCTTGCCGGAGAGATATACGGCGGAGCACCGGCGTTTTTTCTTGAAGGGGGCTACGATTTGTGGGGCTTGCAGACCTCGGTCGCCGAAGTGCTGTGGGCGCTCGGAGGCGAAAAAAAGGGCTGA
- a CDS encoding type B 50S ribosomal protein L31 codes for MKKDIHPEYNSVVFKDPSSDFAILTRSTKTSDETITWEDGNEYPLITVDISSGSHPFFTGREQQFAKESRVEKFRKKYGVTQEQPKPEKASEPVQTEQKAESSEKPEKKASRTAEPKKTPEPEQSA; via the coding sequence ATGAAAAAAGACATTCACCCCGAATACAACTCGGTTGTTTTCAAAGACCCCTCGTCCGACTTCGCAATACTAACGCGCTCAACAAAAACCTCGGACGAAACCATCACGTGGGAAGACGGCAACGAATACCCTCTTATTACGGTTGATATATCAAGCGGTTCACACCCTTTCTTCACCGGCAGAGAACAGCAGTTTGCCAAGGAAAGCCGCGTGGAGAAATTCCGCAAAAAGTACGGCGTGACTCAAGAGCAGCCGAAACCGGAAAAGGCTTCCGAGCCCGTACAAACCGAACAGAAAGCGGAGAGTTCCGAAAAGCCGGAGAAAAAAGCCTCTAGAACCGCCGAGCCGAAAAAAACTCCGGAACCCGAACAGTCCGCCTGA
- a CDS encoding adenylyltransferase/cytidyltransferase family protein — translation MSDWKLTNHGHPEIEPAKTKRAIFIGRYQPYHQGHISLVRQKLDKGVPCLVMVRDIPPDTKNPFTTEQTIDMIRKYHASKGDDVEVMKIPDIESVNWGRGVGYEMNEFFPPENIGWISATKIRDSIKGGEDEWREMVDESIQEDVVKYLKDSNL, via the coding sequence ATGTCCGATTGGAAACTTACAAATCACGGCCATCCTGAAATTGAACCCGCGAAGACAAAACGCGCAATCTTTATCGGAAGGTATCAGCCCTATCATCAGGGGCATATAAGTCTCGTTCGCCAGAAACTGGACAAGGGCGTTCCCTGCCTTGTTATGGTCAGAGACATTCCGCCCGACACCAAAAATCCGTTCACAACGGAGCAGACGATTGACATGATACGCAAATATCACGCGAGCAAGGGTGATGACGTTGAAGTGATGAAGATTCCCGATATAGAGTCCGTCAACTGGGGCAGGGGGGTCGGTTATGAGATGAATGAGTTTTTCCCGCCCGAGAACATCGGTTGGATATCCGCCACAAAAATCAGGGATTCAATCAAGGGCGGGGAAGATGAATGGCGCGAAATGGTTGACGAGTCAATTCAGGAAGACGTCGTCAAATATCTGAAAGATTCCAATTTGTGA
- a CDS encoding amidotransferase — protein MKALVFQHVGHEAPGRLGELMRENGFDIQSVNFGAGDGIPEKTDDFAALVVMGGPMNVYESGKYPYLESETRFLSDFIKSGRAVMGICLGAQLMAVALGARVYAGDEKEIGWYDITVTDEAADDAVFGAFSRTEKVFQWHGDTFDVPAGAERLAFSDYFPNQAFKYGEKAYALQFHIETNGQMVRDWLGKEENRRELESGVFDTEKIESDIGVYGGDMGKLADSVFSSFLKLV, from the coding sequence ATGAAAGCGCTTGTTTTTCAGCATGTGGGGCACGAAGCCCCCGGTCGGCTCGGAGAGTTGATGCGGGAAAACGGTTTTGACATTCAGTCCGTGAACTTTGGTGCGGGAGACGGTATCCCTGAAAAAACCGATGACTTTGCCGCCCTTGTTGTTATGGGCGGACCAATGAACGTTTATGAGAGCGGTAAATATCCGTATCTTGAATCCGAAACGCGGTTTCTGAGCGATTTCATAAAAAGCGGCAGAGCCGTGATGGGAATATGCCTCGGCGCGCAGTTAATGGCGGTTGCTCTTGGAGCGCGCGTCTATGCGGGAGACGAAAAAGAGATAGGGTGGTATGACATAACGGTTACGGACGAAGCGGCGGATGATGCCGTGTTTGGAGCGTTTTCCCGTACCGAAAAGGTTTTTCAGTGGCACGGAGACACTTTTGATGTGCCCGCGGGCGCGGAGCGTCTGGCGTTTTCGGACTATTTTCCAAATCAGGCGTTCAAGTATGGTGAAAAAGCCTACGCATTGCAGTTTCATATTGAGACAAACGGGCAAATGGTGCGCGACTGGCTCGGCAAAGAGGAAAACAGGCGCGAACTTGAATCGGGCGTTTTTGACACGGAGAAAATTGAGAGCGACATCGGTGTTTACGGTGGCGATATGGGAAAACTCGCGGATTCTGTTTTCAGTTCTTTTTTGAAACTTGTCTGA
- a CDS encoding SelT/SelW/SelH family protein gives MTDSRDAVNLIPVPAKIKIEYCVQCGWLLRAGWMAQELLSTFGDKIGELALVPSSGGVFRVSVGDGIVWSRENNGGFPSAAELKRLVRDRVAPDMPLGHVDEKTEGS, from the coding sequence ATGACAGATTCCCGCGATGCGGTTAATTTAATTCCCGTGCCGGCGAAGATAAAAATAGAGTATTGCGTCCAATGCGGTTGGCTTTTGCGCGCGGGCTGGATGGCTCAGGAGTTGCTTTCCACCTTTGGCGACAAAATAGGCGAACTTGCGCTTGTGCCTTCTTCCGGCGGAGTTTTCAGGGTTTCTGTCGGAGACGGCATCGTATGGTCAAGGGAGAACAACGGCGGATTTCCGTCCGCCGCCGAACTTAAACGGCTTGTCAGAGACCGGGTCGCGCCGGATATGCCGCTCGGACATGTGGACGAAAAAACTGAGGGGAGTTGA
- a CDS encoding sigma-70 family RNA polymerase sigma factor, giving the protein MKDSQETPQSVPKKQKKGKKTPARRPSSALAPASPLQRYIAEIASHPVLTGEEERELAARYRKTGDIEAARKLVASNLKFVVKVAGEYKNYGVGAMDIIQEGNLGLMQAVKRFDPTKGYRLISYAVWWIKAYIQKHIMDTWSLVRIGTGREQRKLFYKIRSTSGKMADAGSEATNAELADELGVSEKSIVEMKTAMSSRDLSLHLPVQDDSDVAHLDFLKDSSESPDEEVDRAQMKHIVQARMSEALSELGEKERHTIQNRLLSENPETLDKIGGKFGISRERVRQIEKTALKKIRKIFEKHGIENFED; this is encoded by the coding sequence ATGAAAGACAGTCAAGAAACACCTCAAAGCGTCCCAAAAAAGCAGAAAAAAGGCAAAAAAACACCCGCGCGCCGCCCCTCATCAGCCCTTGCCCCCGCTTCCCCGCTTCAACGCTACATAGCGGAAATAGCGTCCCACCCGGTTCTGACCGGAGAAGAAGAGCGCGAACTCGCGGCTCGTTACCGCAAAACGGGCGACATAGAAGCCGCACGCAAACTCGTTGCTTCAAACCTGAAGTTTGTCGTAAAAGTGGCGGGAGAATACAAAAACTACGGGGTCGGCGCGATGGATATAATTCAGGAAGGCAATTTGGGACTTATGCAGGCGGTAAAACGGTTTGACCCCACAAAGGGCTACCGCCTCATCTCCTACGCCGTCTGGTGGATAAAAGCGTATATCCAGAAACACATAATGGACACCTGGAGCCTTGTCAGAATCGGCACGGGCAGAGAGCAGAGAAAACTTTTTTACAAAATACGCTCAACAAGCGGAAAGATGGCGGACGCGGGAAGCGAGGCGACAAACGCCGAGCTCGCGGACGAACTTGGAGTGTCTGAAAAAAGCATAGTGGAAATGAAAACCGCCATGAGCTCGCGTGACCTGTCTCTTCATCTGCCCGTTCAGGACGACTCCGATGTCGCGCATCTGGATTTTCTAAAAGACAGTTCTGAAAGCCCGGACGAGGAAGTTGACCGCGCGCAGATGAAACACATTGTTCAGGCACGCATGAGCGAAGCGTTGAGCGAACTCGGAGAAAAAGAAAGACACACAATCCAAAACCGGTTGCTCAGCGAGAATCCCGAAACGCTTGATAAAATCGGAGGCAAGTTCGGTATTTCACGCGAAAGGGTGAGGCAGATAGAAAAAACCGCGTTGAAAAAAATCAGAAAGATTTTTGAAAAACACGGAATTGAAAATTTTGAGGATTAG